The window CCAGTTCGTGAAGCTCGCCTTCCCGCGCAAGAACAATCTGGTCAAGCTGCACGAGGACACTGACCTGTCCCTGTTGGAGCGCTTCAATCTGGTCAAGCAGGTGCAGGAGATCTACTCCCGCGAAGCCTCCATGCCTTCCGGCGGCCGTCTTGTCTTTGACGCCACCGAGGCCCTGACCGCCGTGGATATCAACTCCGGTAAGATCGGCGGCGAACGGAATTTCCAGAAGATGGCCCTCAAGACCAACGTCGAAGCCGCAAAAGAGATCGCTCGCCAGCTTCGTCTGCGCGACATCGGCGGCCAGGTGGTCATCGACTTCATCGAGATGAAGAATCCCAAGGACTGCCGCGAGGTGGAAAAGGTCATGCGCGCCGAATTGAAGAACGACCGCGCCCGCACCGACGTCAGCCGCATTTCGTCCTTCGGCCTCATGGAACTGGTTCGCCAGCGCCTCGGTTCTTCGGCCATCGCCATCTCCACCGAGCCCTGTCCCTGCTGTAAGGGCACCGGCATCCGTCGCAATCTCGAGTGGCAGGCCCTGCAGGCCCTCAAGGAGATTCACCGCGACATCCGCAAGCCCAGCGTGGAGCGTGTAGAGCACATGGCAGAGGAAGAACTCGCCATCTACCTGCTCAACAACAAACGCAAAATCCTCGCCGACATGGAAGACGAGTACGGCAAGGAAATTACCATCGACATCGATTACGAATACGACGACTAGGTCGATCTATCAGCTATGAATAAAAGGGCCGCCCGTTTTCGGGCGGCCCTTTTTTGTGGATATGTTTTTATTCCATTGGCTTTCGCACAATGAGGGTGGAGGCGATGGTCTGAATGTCGGAGATCCCATATGCGGCATGATCCGGATGTACTTGGTTGATACCAAGGGACATGTCTTTGATTTCGATATTGGATATGATCTCGAATCCAGTGTCTAGAAAGGCTTGGTACATCTCCTGTGGCCTGACAAGATTTATGTAGTCGTGGCCCTGCCCTTGCCATGTTTCTTTGGACACGAGGAGGTGTGTTTGCCTTGGCTCTCCTGGCGAAGGGCACAAGTGATCATCAAAGCCGATATAGTGCCAGCCATAGGCTCCGGGCTTCATGACCCTGAACATCTCTTGGATAGCACCATGGTAATCGCCTATATGCTCCATGACTCCGCCTGTGTATACGAAGTCGTAGTGGTTATCTTGGAATGACATTTCAGTGGCACTCATTATGTGGTGCTGGACCGCTCCCTGGAAAAAGGAAGAATGAGTATGAGTGTTGCAATCCACAACAAGTGGTCGAGGATCTTTAATGGAAATTTTGCCTCGCTCTGACCAGCGTTGGATGAGTTGATGAAAGGTTTCGATTTCTTCGTTCGAAATTGGAATCCGCAAAAGATCGATGCCGGTGTAATTGCTTATCCCAAGCTGGTTCAGAAGCAGTCCAGCCCCAAAGAGCCTGCCACATCCCACTTCAAGCATGGAAATATCTTTTTTGGCAAATAGGCTATCAACAATATTGAGTATGTCTTGGGTTCGTTTAATCCAATCTTGCACTGGCGGGGCCAGCGGAGGAATCTGGCTTGCTCCTTCGCCAGCCAACATGGTTTCATGGAAGAGGTTGTAGCCTAAGGAGTCCAATTGATTGGCCTTCCGTCTCATCTCATTAAAGTCTGGTGTGAAACTATTGGATTCATCCGGAAGAACATGAAGATAGTATGGCCAAGTATGACTTTCAGTCAGCTTTTTGAGAAAATCAGTGTTTATGATTTTGGGTAGAAAGGCATTGCTCCACATGCTGGGAGTGGTGAATGGATGAGGTTGGGACTCATGGAAATGTATCATTTGGTCAAATAGTTCTGGCTCATTGCACCAGGTCAGTAATGAACAGTCTACAATTGTTTTTGCATGTAAATGATGGGCAGCCTCAATGAGGCGCAAATTCATGTCTTGTTCACTTCCCAAAAATAATTCACACGGGTATTCATTGGCATTGAGTGCCCTGTGGAATTGATTGTCAGGAACGGCGAGAACGATATTGGAGATGGACGGTACAGCCCTCAATGTTGAAATCAGATCATGTAGTTTTTGATCGATGTTCGTATCTGACTGAATATTGGCTCTGATAATTGCTACAGTTTGATTGCCCGTCATGACGATCTCTCTTGGTTTTATCTGCTGAGGCTCAAAAGTGTTCGATGGTGTCGTGAGAAGAACATAATCGTTATCAAATTTGGTGACATTTGTATTGGTTTTATATCAAGCGATTTTTGTAGAATACATGTGAATTAAAACGGTTGTCACTCGGTGCTGCTTGTCGATGGAAGATAGGGAGAATTGTAAGAGACTTCCGGGAGAGGCCATAACAAATTAAGCCCCGCATCGGCATAGCTGATGCGGGGCTTTTTTATTAATGGCAGTTTGCTGAATTACTTCACGGTCAACAGGGCGCTGTAGAAGAACTCGCCCAGTCCGGAGTGGGGTGAGGTGGTCCATTCGGTTTCCAGAACACTGTCCGGATGCGCCTTGAGGAAGTTGGCCACGAGGCCTTCGTTCTCGTCGGGATTGAGCGTGCAGGTGATGATGGCGATCTGTCCGCCGCGCTTGACGCGCTGGGCAGCGTTTTCAAGGATTTCGGCCTGCAGTTTGGCCAGGTCGTCGAGGTCCTTGGTCTTGCGTTTCCACTTGGTGTCCGGGCGGCGCGAAAGCACGCCGAGGCCCGAGCAGGGCAGGTCCAGCAGGATGGTGCCGGGTTCATGCGGCGGCACGGCAGTGGCGGCGTTGGCTTCAAAGGTTTCAACCTCAGGCAACTCACGGCTCAGGGCGGAGAGGCGGCCCTTGTGCGGGTCAGAGGCAAAGACCTTGAGTCCGTGCTCAAGCAGGATGCGGGTCTTGCCGCCGCGTCCGGCGCAGGCGTCCCAGACGGGGCTTGCCCAGGAATCCGGGTTGAGAGCCTCAATGGCCTGACGCGCGGCAAAGGACTGGCGGGCCAGCGGCGGGACAGGTTCCTCCTCAAAGGAGGTGCCCGGCGGCAGGGCAAAGCTCATGCCTTCGATATCCATGACTTCGGGCAGGGCCGCGAGGTCGCTGAACAGTTCGTCTGCGTCGGGATGACCGTACAGGTTGATGCCCATGGCCGGCGGGGAAAGCTGTGCTTCCAGATACTGGAGAGCAGTCTCTTCACCGTAGGTGCGCCACCACAGGTCCACCATCCATTGTGGGCAGGAATACCACCGCTTCAGGAATTCGGGCAGGGAGGCGTTTTCCCGGTAAAAGTTCTTGTCGTGCGCCCGGTCTCCCAGTTCGGAGATGCGGCGGAGCACGGCGTTGAACAGGCCGGAAAGACGTGCGCCGGGTTTGGTCTTGGCGAACTCCACAGCCCAGTCCACGGAGGCGTAGGTGGGCACCTTGTTGAGGAACAGGATCTCGTAGACGGCCACGCCCATGGCGAGACGCATCTTGGGCGGCAGCTTGCCCGGGTCCTGCAGGAACCGGGAAAGAACGTAGTCGATCCTGCCCATGAGGCGGAGATAACCGTAAGAGAGTTCGGTGGCGAGGCCCACGTCGCGCGGGTCTATGTTGCCGGAGGAAAGGGCCACGTCGAGGGCGGCCTGAATGTCCTGTTTGGAAAACAGGCAACGGAAAAGTGCTTCGAGCGCCACCCGCCTCGCCGGAGGAAGGGGCTTAATGGAACGTGCTTTCATGCCGTTGGCATACGCCGACAATGGGGTTGAGGCAAGATGCAGGAGTGCAAAAATAATGGGTTGTGACAAAGGATTTCAACAAAAACAGTTGGTTCGTTCTAATATTGATTAAGTCACCGCAGGGTGATTTTTTACAATCTTGGAAAAAGGGCTTGCCTCGTTCTTATAATGTGTATAGACGGCACGCTCCTGCATTGCGGAGCTTTGTGGGGGGAGAGAAACACCTATATGAAAAAACTTGCCGTCATCCTTACGCTTTTGCTGCTGGCCGCTCTGGCGGGCGGTTGCGCCGTGGTTCCCGCGCTGGTGACCACCGGGGCTTCCATGGCTGTGCCGCAAACCGCGTCGCTGGCCATCACTGCCGCAGGCACCGTGCACAAGACCGCTCTGGTCGCTGCTGATGAGCGCGATGTGGACGACATGATGTCCGATAAAATGCTGACAATTCAGGCCGAAGCCATCCTGCTGACCGAGCCGGGTACCGACGTGGAGGCCATGTGCCTGAACGGTGACATGTATGTTGCCGGTGAGTACGACACTCCTGAGGACCGCGAGACCGTCATCAGGGAACTGGGCAGTCTCAAGGGCGTGAAGTCCGTCAAAGGCGTGCTCAAGCAGACCCCCACCAGCCTTGTGGCGCAGGTGGAACCCACCATTCGTGACAAACACGCCGAGAGCGTGATTCAGGCCGGTCTGATCAAAGAACTGCACATCAAATCCGCCAATGTGGATGTGTTCGTGGTGCAGGGCGAGGCCGTGGTCTTCGGCGTGGTCAAGGATCAAACCGAAGCCGAGCGCGTGGAGACTCTGGTGCGGGACCTGCGTCCCGGCAAGGAAGATCCGGTGAGCGTGACCTCTCTGCTGGCCTTGCAGTCGGCTCATGAGAACGGTGTGTCCCAGCCCAATGATCTGTTTGCCCTCAAGACCCGTGCGCAGATGCTGGCCGAGCGTTCCGAAAAGGTTCGCAAGGCCGCGGCTGTCGAGAACTGGCGCGATCTGGAGGAGCTGGCCTTTCTGCTCCCCGCCGAACGCACCCCGTGGCAGAAGGCGCGCCTGAAAATGAAGCATCGCATTCTGAGTACCGCGAACCGTGAGCAGGACAAACAGGCCCGCCGTGAGCTTATTACGCTCTCTTCGCAGGTGTTGAAAGATACCCATATTTCCATTGAGAGCCGTCTGGTCCGTACCCTGATCAGCACCGATAACGTTGAGGTCCGCCGCCAGGTGGAGGCCATCCTGAACGACGTGGCTCCGCATCGCGCGGAGCGTCTGCACACCCTGGCGATGAACTAACGTCTTGCGCTCCTGCCGAACATGATTATCCTATGGGATACATTCATCATCGGAGGAGCCCAATGACTGCTGACAATCATCTCATCGTCTGCCCCAATTGCCGGGCCATCAACCGCGTCATCTCCGGCCGTGAGGCCGAGGCCACCTGTGGCAAGTGCAAGAGCAAGGTGTTCGAACCCCAGCCGCTCGAGCTGGTGGGCGCCACCTTTGACCGCCATATCGCCAAGAATGAAATCCCCGTACTGGTGGATTTCTACTCCCCCAGTTGCGGCCCGTGCCTGATGATGGGCCCGCAGTTCGATGATGCCGCCAAGCAGCTGCATCCTCAGGTTCGTCTTGCCAAGATCGACACCACCATGGAACAAGCCATTGCCGGACGCTTCGGCATTCAGGCCGTGCCCACTCTGGCCCTGTTCAAGGGCGGCAAGGAAGTGGCTCGCCAGCCCGGTGCCATGAATGCCCAGCAGATTGTGTCCTGGGCCCGTCAATACATCTAACCACTCAGCACCGTGACCAGAGACATCAAGAAAATCCTGCTGCTTCGTGCCGACCGCATCGGCGACATGTTCTGCACCACTCCGGCTTTCCGCGCTCTGCGCAAGGCGTATCCCGATGCGCGCATCGATCTTCTCGCCAGCCCGGGCAACCGCGCCGTGGTGGTCAAGAATCCGGACATCGACAACCTCTACGTCTTCCCCGTGAAGCAGCCGTGGAAATGGCTCTATCATTTCCTGAAGCTTCGCTTCGCCGGGTATGATCTGGTCATCAACTTCAATGGTGAGTCCTCCACCACCTCGCGTCTGGCCAAGTTCATCAACGCGCCGCGTCTGGTGGGCACATGGACCCGCAAGACCGAGAAGTATTACCCCGAGACCGTGCGCATCACCGCGGGCATGCACACCATCGAGCACATGCTGGCCGTGACTGAAGCCGTGGGTGCGCCCAGTGACGATGTCTCCATGGTCTTTCCCGTGGCCGAGGAGTCCATTGAGTGGGCCAAGGCCCGCTATCCCCGTCGTGACACCAAAAAACGCGTGGCCATCTTCATCGGCAATGCCAAGAAGAAGGACACCCGCTGGCAGGAAGGCAAGTTCGTGGAGTTGACTGAACGCATCGTGCAGCGTGGCGATACCGAGGTCTACATCGTGGCCGGTCCCGGCGACGAGGGCTTGCTGGAAGGCTTCACATGGACCGACGAGTGCAAGCTCTATCCCGGCGGCACGCTGGAACAGCTCGGCGCGTTTCTCAAGAACTGTGATCTGTTCGTGACCAGCTCTTCCGGTCCCATGCACCTCGCCGCAGCCGTGGATGTTCCCATGGTAGCCATTCTTGCCGATTTCACCATGGAACGCTGGCGCCCCATGGCCGATATCCACAGTCTGGTGGAATCCGGACTGGAAGGCGTGACCGTCACCAACGTCGAAGTCGACGCCGTGTTTGAGGCCGTTGAAGGGATGTTGGAGAAATAGTAGACGCCGCGCTACTTCCGTAGCGTTGCATCCATGATCTTCTTATAGGTCCCGTCCGACTTCATGGCCTTGAGCTGTGAGGCGATGAGCGGGGCGAGGCCTTCCTGGCTCTTGTGCAGGTAGATGTACATGGGCCGCACAGCCAATGGCGGGTCGCATTCCTTGATGCTGTCGTGCCCGTGGTCGCGGATCATGTGCCAGCCGGCGTGGCGTTCGTACAGGCCAATATCGATACGGCCCATATCGAGCATGTCGAACATCAGATCGGGTCTGTTCAGCTTGGTAATGCTGGTTCCGTCAGGGACGTTTTTTTCGAATATTTTCCAGCCGATGAGATAGCCGACCCGCAACTTGCTC of the Pseudodesulfovibrio sp. zrk46 genome contains:
- a CDS encoding methyltransferase domain-containing protein — protein: MTGNQTVAIIRANIQSDTNIDQKLHDLISTLRAVPSISNIVLAVPDNQFHRALNANEYPCELFLGSEQDMNLRLIEAAHHLHAKTIVDCSLLTWCNEPELFDQMIHFHESQPHPFTTPSMWSNAFLPKIINTDFLKKLTESHTWPYYLHVLPDESNSFTPDFNEMRRKANQLDSLGYNLFHETMLAGEGASQIPPLAPPVQDWIKRTQDILNIVDSLFAKKDISMLEVGCGRLFGAGLLLNQLGISNYTGIDLLRIPISNEEIETFHQLIQRWSERGKISIKDPRPLVVDCNTHTHSSFFQGAVQHHIMSATEMSFQDNHYDFVYTGGVMEHIGDYHGAIQEMFRVMKPGAYGWHYIGFDDHLCPSPGEPRQTHLLVSKETWQGQGHDYINLVRPQEMYQAFLDTGFEIISNIEIKDMSLGINQVHPDHAAYGISDIQTIASTLIVRKPME
- a CDS encoding transcription antitermination factor NusB, which produces MALEALFRCLFSKQDIQAALDVALSSGNIDPRDVGLATELSYGYLRLMGRIDYVLSRFLQDPGKLPPKMRLAMGVAVYEILFLNKVPTYASVDWAVEFAKTKPGARLSGLFNAVLRRISELGDRAHDKNFYRENASLPEFLKRWYSCPQWMVDLWWRTYGEETALQYLEAQLSPPAMGINLYGHPDADELFSDLAALPEVMDIEGMSFALPPGTSFEEEPVPPLARQSFAARQAIEALNPDSWASPVWDACAGRGGKTRILLEHGLKVFASDPHKGRLSALSRELPEVETFEANAATAVPPHEPGTILLDLPCSGLGVLSRRPDTKWKRKTKDLDDLAKLQAEILENAAQRVKRGGQIAIITCTLNPDENEGLVANFLKAHPDSVLETEWTTSPHSGLGEFFYSALLTVK
- a CDS encoding BON domain-containing protein; this translates as MKKLAVILTLLLLAALAGGCAVVPALVTTGASMAVPQTASLAITAAGTVHKTALVAADERDVDDMMSDKMLTIQAEAILLTEPGTDVEAMCLNGDMYVAGEYDTPEDRETVIRELGSLKGVKSVKGVLKQTPTSLVAQVEPTIRDKHAESVIQAGLIKELHIKSANVDVFVVQGEAVVFGVVKDQTEAERVETLVRDLRPGKEDPVSVTSLLALQSAHENGVSQPNDLFALKTRAQMLAERSEKVRKAAAVENWRDLEELAFLLPAERTPWQKARLKMKHRILSTANREQDKQARRELITLSSQVLKDTHISIESRLVRTLISTDNVEVRRQVEAILNDVAPHRAERLHTLAMN
- a CDS encoding thioredoxin domain-containing protein; protein product: MTADNHLIVCPNCRAINRVISGREAEATCGKCKSKVFEPQPLELVGATFDRHIAKNEIPVLVDFYSPSCGPCLMMGPQFDDAAKQLHPQVRLAKIDTTMEQAIAGRFGIQAVPTLALFKGGKEVARQPGAMNAQQIVSWARQYI
- a CDS encoding glycosyltransferase family 9 protein, yielding MTRDIKKILLLRADRIGDMFCTTPAFRALRKAYPDARIDLLASPGNRAVVVKNPDIDNLYVFPVKQPWKWLYHFLKLRFAGYDLVINFNGESSTTSRLAKFINAPRLVGTWTRKTEKYYPETVRITAGMHTIEHMLAVTEAVGAPSDDVSMVFPVAEESIEWAKARYPRRDTKKRVAIFIGNAKKKDTRWQEGKFVELTERIVQRGDTEVYIVAGPGDEGLLEGFTWTDECKLYPGGTLEQLGAFLKNCDLFVTSSSGPMHLAAAVDVPMVAILADFTMERWRPMADIHSLVESGLEGVTVTNVEVDAVFEAVEGMLEK